The nucleotide sequence GCCCCTGCCCGCCGCCCCAAGAACCCTGACCCGCACGGGCAGGCTCGCTACCTGCTGGCCGGACGTCCTCTAGGCCCGCGGCATTTACGCCTCGCGAAGTCGATCTGAGCAGCAAGTCGGACGACCCTCGCTTGGTCGCAGCTGCGTGCTCCGCCAAGGACTGCATGGTCACTCAGTACCTGGCGGCTGGCTTCGACCGAGTGCTGTGACCGGAAAGGTTCGCCGGATCGGGAGCGGACAAGCAGTTTGTTGGGCTGGGTGGCCTGTGCACCGGGCGTGGGAAGATCGCGCCTTGACTATCACCCTGCACGACTTCGACGGCGAGCACTCGCTAACACTCGCTGCTGGTGACCTGGCCGCCGATGCTGCAGTCGTTGCCGCCGGACACGAGCCGAATGGGTACTTCTGGGAAGGTCTTGTGCAGTTCGCCTGGCCGGATCTTGCTGAGCGCCTCGACTTCGACAGTGAGGG is from Streptomyces rishiriensis and encodes:
- a CDS encoding Imm51 family immunity protein; amino-acid sequence: MTITLHDFDGEHSLTLAAGDLAADAAVVAAGHEPNGYFWEGLVQFAWPDLAERLDFDSEGGMFCALGSSGDLAQLKTALEPVFLSPSAVREIVARAETAGFEFDD